In the Malaya genurostris strain Urasoe2022 chromosome 1, Malgen_1.1, whole genome shotgun sequence genome, one interval contains:
- the LOC131436813 gene encoding diphthine methyl ester synthase-like produces MFYVIGLGLGDPKDITVKGLEIVRRCRRVYLESYTSVLTCGQEKLEEFYGRELIIADRELVEQGADSILHGAEHEEIAFLVVGDPFGATTHADLLLRAKEMNIPSLVVHNASIMNAVGCCGLQLYHFGETVSIPYWTDTWRPASFYDKILANIKHGLHTLCLLDIRVKEPTIESLTKKVRVYEPPRFMSCSEASEILFQLVQEHRDNENESCRAELSERTVVVGLARVGHDTQTIKACTLQEMIKADLGGPLHSLIIPAPGIHPMEANYLQQFCEGDLNQLLKNAIRE; encoded by the exons atgttTTACGTGATCGGGCTCGGTTTGGGTGATCCAAAGGACATAACTGTCAAAGGATTAGAAATCGTGCGAAGATGTAGGCGAGTATATTTGGAATCGTACACATCAGTCCTGACATGCGGACAGGAAAAATTG GAAGAGTTCTATGGTCGTGAGCTAATTATCGCAGACCGTGAACTGGTTGAACAGGGAGCTGATTCTATCCTTCACGGCGCGGAGCATGAGGAAATTGCTTTCCTAGTTGTGGGTGACCCCTTCGGTGCAACGACTCATGCGGACTTGTTACTACGAGCAAAAGAAATGAATATTCCTTCGCTTGTGGTTCACAATGCTTCTATTATGAATGCAGTGGGTTGTTGCGGCCTTCAGTTGTATCACTTTGGTGAAACAGTGTCCATCCCGTACTGGACCGATACCTGGCGTCCTGCTAGCTTTTATGATAAGATTCTAGCTAACATAAAACATGGGCTACATACGCTTTGCCTGTTGGACATTCGAGTGAAGGAACCAACCATAGAGTCACTAACGAAAAAGGTTCGTGTTTACGAACCGCCACGTTTCATGAGTTGCAGCGAAGCTTCTGAAATACTGTTTCAGTTAGTCCAAGAGCACAGGGATAATGAAAACGAATCATGTCGGGCGGAACTATCCGAACGGACCGTCGTGGTGGGTCTAGCACGAGTCGGTCACGATACTCAAACGATAAAAGCTTGTACCTTACAAGAAATGATAAAAGCGGACCTTGGCGGACCACTACATTCACTCATCATTCCGGCTCCGGGGATACATCCAATGGAGGCAAATTATTTGCAACAGTTTTGCGAAGGAGATTTGAACCAGTTACTTAAAAATGCCATACGAGAGTAA